The proteins below come from a single Rhizobium sp. BT04 genomic window:
- the ftsH gene encoding ATP-dependent zinc metalloprotease FtsH — translation MNPNLRNFALWAIIALLLIALFSMFQTAPAQTGSREIPYSQFLREVDAGRVKEVVVTGNRVSGSYVENGTTFQTYSPVIDDSLLDRLQSKNVLVSARPETDGSSGFLSYLGTLLPMLLILGVWLFFMRQMQGGSRGAMGFGKSKAKLLTEAHGRVTFEDVAGVDEAKQDLEEIVEFLRDPQKFQRLGGKIPRGVLLVGPPGTGKTLLARSVAGEANVPFFTISGSDFVEMFVGVGASRVRDMFEQAKKNAPCIIFIDEIDAVGRHRGAGLGGGNDEREQTLNQLLVEMDGFEANEGVILIAATNRPDVLDPALLRPGRFDRQVVVPNPDIVGRERILKVHARNVPLAPNVDLKVLARGTPGFSGADLMNLVNEAALMAARRNKRVVTMQEFEDAKDKIMMGAERRSSAMTEAEKKLTAYHEAGHAITALNVAVADPLHKATIIPRGRALGMVMQLPEGDRYSMSYKWMVSRLCIMMGGRVAEELTFGKENITSGASSDIEQATKLARAMVTQWGFSDQLGQVAYGENQQEVFLGHSVSQSKNVSEATAQKIDNEVRRLIDEAYTQARTILTEKHDEFVALAEGLLEYETLTGEEIKALIRGEKPSRDLGDDSPPSRGSAVPKAGARPATKGDEPEGGLEPQPH, via the coding sequence ATGAACCCTAACTTACGTAATTTCGCCTTGTGGGCGATCATAGCGCTTCTGCTGATCGCCCTTTTCAGTATGTTTCAGACGGCGCCGGCGCAGACGGGCTCCCGCGAAATCCCTTATTCGCAGTTTCTGCGTGAGGTCGATGCGGGCCGCGTGAAGGAAGTCGTAGTCACGGGCAACCGTGTCTCAGGGAGCTATGTTGAAAATGGCACCACCTTCCAGACCTATTCGCCTGTGATCGACGACAGCCTGCTCGATCGCCTGCAGTCGAAGAACGTCCTGGTTTCCGCCCGCCCTGAAACGGACGGCTCTTCGGGTTTCCTCAGCTATCTCGGCACGCTTTTGCCGATGCTTCTGATTCTCGGTGTCTGGCTGTTCTTCATGCGGCAGATGCAGGGCGGCTCACGTGGCGCGATGGGCTTCGGCAAGTCCAAGGCCAAGCTGCTCACCGAAGCGCATGGCCGTGTGACCTTCGAAGACGTCGCCGGCGTCGACGAGGCCAAGCAGGATCTCGAGGAAATCGTCGAATTCCTGCGTGATCCGCAGAAATTCCAGCGTCTCGGCGGCAAGATCCCGCGCGGCGTGCTGCTCGTCGGTCCTCCGGGCACCGGCAAGACGCTGCTTGCCCGCTCGGTTGCCGGCGAAGCCAACGTGCCCTTCTTCACCATTTCAGGTTCCGACTTCGTCGAAATGTTCGTCGGCGTCGGCGCCAGCCGCGTACGCGATATGTTCGAGCAGGCGAAAAAGAATGCGCCCTGCATCATCTTCATCGACGAAATCGATGCGGTCGGCCGTCATCGCGGCGCCGGTCTCGGCGGCGGCAATGACGAACGCGAGCAGACGCTGAACCAGTTGCTGGTCGAAATGGACGGCTTCGAGGCGAATGAAGGCGTGATCCTGATTGCCGCCACCAACCGTCCCGACGTGCTCGACCCGGCGCTGCTGCGTCCCGGCCGTTTTGACCGTCAGGTCGTCGTGCCGAACCCCGATATCGTCGGCCGCGAGCGCATCCTCAAGGTGCACGCCCGCAATGTTCCGCTGGCGCCGAATGTCGATCTCAAGGTTCTCGCCCGCGGCACACCCGGTTTTTCCGGCGCCGACCTGATGAACCTCGTCAACGAAGCCGCCCTCATGGCCGCCCGCCGCAACAAGCGCGTCGTCACCATGCAGGAATTCGAAGACGCCAAAGACAAGATCATGATGGGCGCCGAGCGCCGTTCCTCGGCGATGACCGAGGCGGAGAAGAAGCTCACCGCTTACCATGAGGCCGGTCACGCCATCACCGCGCTCAACGTCGCCGTCGCCGATCCGTTGCACAAGGCGACGATCATTCCGCGCGGTCGTGCACTCGGCATGGTCATGCAGCTTCCCGAGGGCGACCGCTACTCGATGAGCTACAAGTGGATGGTCTCGCGCCTCTGCATCATGATGGGTGGCCGCGTCGCCGAAGAGCTCACCTTCGGCAAGGAGAACATCACTTCGGGTGCCTCCTCCGACATCGAGCAGGCGACCAAGCTTGCCCGCGCCATGGTCACGCAGTGGGGCTTCTCCGATCAGCTCGGTCAGGTCGCCTATGGCGAGAACCAGCAGGAAGTCTTCCTCGGCCACTCGGTATCGCAGTCGAAGAATGTTTCGGAAGCCACCGCGCAGAAGATTGACAATGAAGTGCGCCGCCTGATCGACGAAGCCTATACCCAGGCCCGCACGATCCTGACGGAAAAGCACGACGAATTCGTCGCCCTTGCCGAAGGTCTCCTCGAATACGAGACTCTGACCGGCGAGGAGATCAAGGCGCTGATCCGCGGCGAGAAGCCGTCTCGCGACCTCGGCGATGATTCGCCGCCAAGCCGCGGCTCGGCGGTTCCGAAGGCCGGCGCACGGCCTGCCACCAAGGGCGACGAGCCCGAAGGCGGCCTCGAACCGCAACCGCATTGA
- the tilS gene encoding tRNA lysidine(34) synthetase TilS: MPPEAPSPQQAILQFLSSLQSPARILVAISGGSDSTGLLLLLDEAVKAAPHLKISLCAATVDHALRAGSADEARDVAALCASRGISHTTLVWQGAKPKTGIMAAAREARYGLLVEAARASDADLIVTGHTFDDQRETLAMHGMRTEQISTGIADAVLFDRRFWILRPLLFSTRADVRAFLRERGAGWIDDPSNEDMKYERARTRRQLSADTSAQKDIRAAWAERLALSFGGAEWLDRHFTLHRGLLGRVLPDGLRQDRAVLDYALGRLTAVFGGQPFAPGRAHMERILAFATGSEPGRMTAGRVVFDLRRDGLYLTRESRGIMPLLLPPGEAGVWDGRFYAWNGLSTSMVVEAADPHAPSFLWPQGFARGMSQESSAPKSLGAGDASRIVESITARTRGGWIPVTSLGSSPSTGMRERMHHLPKAAWKRAVASAPALTAEGAPLSEEFVRRVDLTPYFAPFDRFLTRFDFIFANRLSAVFATAPYARPPLRSIDGKTI, from the coding sequence ATGCCTCCGGAAGCCCCGTCGCCGCAACAGGCGATCCTCCAGTTTCTTAGCTCGCTTCAAAGCCCCGCGCGCATTCTCGTCGCGATTTCGGGCGGCAGCGATTCGACCGGCCTGCTTCTCCTTCTCGATGAAGCCGTGAAGGCCGCGCCCCATCTCAAGATTTCCCTATGCGCTGCAACCGTCGACCATGCGCTGCGTGCAGGTTCCGCAGACGAGGCGCGAGACGTCGCAGCCCTCTGCGCATCGCGCGGCATTTCCCACACCACCCTGGTCTGGCAGGGCGCCAAGCCGAAAACCGGCATCATGGCTGCTGCCCGTGAGGCGCGCTATGGCCTTCTGGTCGAGGCAGCGAGAGCATCCGACGCTGATCTCATCGTCACCGGCCACACATTCGATGACCAGCGCGAAACACTTGCCATGCACGGCATGCGGACAGAGCAGATTTCGACGGGTATTGCCGATGCGGTGCTCTTCGATCGGCGTTTCTGGATTTTACGGCCGCTTCTTTTTTCCACCCGGGCAGATGTCCGCGCTTTCCTGAGAGAACGAGGCGCGGGATGGATCGACGATCCCAGCAACGAGGATATGAAATATGAGCGCGCGCGGACGCGCCGGCAGCTTTCGGCCGATACATCGGCGCAGAAGGATATTCGTGCGGCCTGGGCGGAGCGGTTGGCTCTGTCGTTCGGCGGCGCCGAATGGCTGGATCGTCACTTCACGCTTCACCGCGGTCTGCTCGGGCGGGTGCTGCCGGATGGGCTGCGGCAGGATCGGGCCGTCCTCGATTATGCGCTTGGGCGCCTGACGGCTGTTTTCGGCGGACAGCCGTTTGCGCCGGGGAGGGCGCATATGGAGCGTATCCTTGCATTTGCCACCGGCAGTGAACCGGGACGGATGACCGCCGGCAGGGTGGTTTTCGATCTCAGGCGTGACGGGCTTTATCTCACGCGCGAGAGCCGGGGGATAATGCCGTTGTTATTGCCGCCGGGAGAGGCTGGGGTGTGGGATGGAAGGTTTTATGCGTGGAATGGTTTGTCCACATCGATGGTGGTCGAGGCCGCCGATCCACACGCTCCCTCATTCCTGTGGCCTCAGGGCTTTGCCCGAGGGATGTCACAGGAATCCAGCGCGCCCAAGTCCTTGGGCGCGGGAGACGCTTCACGCATTGTTGAGTCAATCACCGCGCGGACGCGCGGTGGCTGGATTCCTGTGACATCCCTCGGATCAAGTCCGAGCACAGGAATGAGGGAGCGTATGCATCACCTCCCCAAGGCGGCATGGAAGCGCGCCGTCGCCTCCGCGCCGGCTTTAACCGCCGAAGGAGCCCCTTTATCCGAGGAATTCGTCCGCAGGGTCGACCTCACGCCCTATTTCGCACCCTTCGACCGCTTTTTGACACGATTTGATTTCATCTTTGCCAACAGGCTTTCGGCGGTTTTCGCGACGGCGCCCTATGCGAGGCCGCCTTTAAGAAGTATTGACGGAAAAACCATCTGA
- the ybgF gene encoding tol-pal system protein YbgF: MKKLVVAGMLCLAAVTGSERAAYSASFFGLHLGGRSAENQAAPPVVKVQSGDAEVRVQQLEEQLRQLNGRIEEMSFQLLQMQETIRKQQEDNEFRFQQLEKTGSGGGGAKAPVKKSETDAAPAASGGDDIAKVIQAPQGAETAPSTGVPENSGLGQPPKELGSIDFDKNGNPIGGTVDDNATIGSGPIPDANPKAPQQTASLGGEADQYKAAYGHVLSGDYSTAEQEFTQYITRYPSSARAADANFWLGEALYSQGKYNEAAKTFLNAHQKYGTSEKAPEMLLKLGMSLAALDNKETACATLREVSKRYPKASRAVISKVASEQKRLAC; this comes from the coding sequence ATGAAGAAACTTGTCGTGGCAGGCATGCTGTGCCTCGCGGCTGTGACCGGGAGCGAAAGGGCGGCCTATTCCGCCTCGTTCTTTGGGCTGCATCTCGGCGGCCGATCCGCGGAAAACCAGGCGGCGCCGCCCGTCGTCAAGGTGCAGAGCGGCGATGCGGAGGTCCGCGTGCAGCAGCTCGAAGAGCAATTGCGGCAGTTGAATGGGCGGATCGAGGAGATGAGCTTTCAGCTGCTGCAGATGCAGGAGACGATCCGCAAGCAGCAGGAAGACAATGAATTCCGCTTCCAGCAGCTGGAAAAGACGGGTTCCGGCGGCGGCGGTGCCAAGGCTCCCGTCAAGAAGAGCGAGACCGATGCCGCTCCGGCAGCCTCGGGCGGCGACGACATCGCCAAAGTGATCCAAGCGCCGCAGGGAGCCGAAACGGCTCCCTCCACGGGCGTGCCTGAGAATAGCGGTCTCGGCCAGCCGCCGAAGGAACTCGGCTCGATCGATTTCGATAAGAACGGCAATCCGATCGGCGGAACCGTCGACGATAATGCCACAATCGGTTCCGGCCCGATTCCCGATGCCAACCCCAAAGCGCCGCAGCAGACCGCCTCGCTCGGCGGTGAGGCGGACCAGTACAAGGCCGCCTATGGCCACGTCTTGTCCGGCGATTACAGCACGGCCGAACAGGAATTCACGCAGTACATCACCCGCTACCCGAGCAGCGCGCGGGCGGCGGACGCCAATTTCTGGCTTGGCGAAGCGCTCTATTCGCAGGGCAAGTATAATGAGGCGGCCAAAACCTTCCTCAATGCGCACCAGAAATACGGTACCTCCGAAAAGGCGCCGGAAATGCTGCTGAAGCTCGGCATGTCGCTTGCCGCCCTCGACAATAAGGAGACGGCCTGTGCGACGTTGCGCGAAGTCTCGAAGCGTTATCCGAAGGCTTCACGTGCCGTCATCAGCAAGGTTGCGAGCGAACAGAAGCGCCTCGCCTGCTAA
- the pal gene encoding peptidoglycan-associated lipoprotein Pal: MSRIHTPAMSRMQNFARNPVMIALVAGLALASCAKKPPNSAGDLGLGAGGAGGAATPGSAQDFTVNVGDRIFFDTDSSSIRADASQTLDRQAQWLARYPNYQITVEGHADERGTREYNLALGARRAAAAKDYLASRGVPAQRLKTISYGKERPVAVCDDISCWSQNRRAVTVLGGAGM, translated from the coding sequence ATGAGCCGAATTCACACCCCGGCAATGAGCCGCATGCAGAATTTCGCCCGCAACCCCGTCATGATCGCGCTTGTCGCCGGTCTCGCCCTCGCGAGCTGCGCTAAGAAGCCGCCGAACAGCGCCGGCGATCTCGGCCTCGGCGCCGGTGGCGCGGGTGGTGCGGCAACGCCGGGCTCGGCCCAGGACTTCACGGTCAATGTCGGCGACCGCATCTTCTTCGACACCGACTCTTCGTCGATCCGTGCCGATGCTTCGCAGACGCTCGACCGTCAGGCGCAGTGGCTCGCCCGCTACCCGAACTACCAGATCACCGTCGAAGGCCATGCCGACGAACGCGGCACGCGCGAGTACAACCTCGCGCTCGGCGCCCGCCGTGCGGCTGCGGCCAAGGATTATCTCGCTTCGCGCGGCGTCCCGGCGCAGCGCCTGAAGACGATTTCCTACGGTAAGGAACGTCCGGTCGCCGTCTGCGACGATATTTCCTGCTGGTCGCAGAACCGCCGTGCGGTCACGGTTCTCGGCGGCGCCGGCATGTAA
- the tolB gene encoding Tol-Pal system beta propeller repeat protein TolB, which yields MTKCSFFRAILVAAGLLTAAVFTTPANALVTLDIRKGNVQPLPIAVTDFLQGDMGAQVSQVIAADLQRSGLFAPISKTAFIEKITNPDAAPRFEDWKVINAQALVTGRVTQEADGRLRAEFRLWDPFAGQQMTGQQFYTQPENWRRVAHIIADAIYKQITGEEGYFDTRVVFVSESGTKQQRKRQLAIMDQDGFNVRMLTDGSDLVLTPRFSPSRQEVTYMSFANQQPRVYLLQLETGQREVVGNFPGMTFSPRFSPDGQKVIMSLQQEGNSNIYTMDLRSRTTTRLTSTAAIDTSPSYSPDGARVSFESDRGGKPQIYVMNADGSGQTRISFGDGSYSTPVWSPRGDLIAFTKQAGGKFSIGVMKPDGSGERILTTGFHNEGPTWAPNGRVLMFFRQAAGAGGPQLYSIDLTGYNEQLVKTPTYGSDPAWSPLLE from the coding sequence ATGACAAAGTGTTCTTTTTTTCGCGCCATTTTGGTCGCAGCTGGTCTATTGACCGCCGCCGTCTTCACGACGCCGGCCAATGCGCTGGTCACCCTCGATATTCGAAAGGGCAACGTCCAGCCGCTGCCGATTGCGGTGACGGACTTCCTGCAGGGGGATATGGGTGCGCAAGTCTCGCAGGTCATTGCCGCCGACCTGCAGCGCTCCGGCTTGTTTGCACCGATCAGCAAGACCGCCTTTATCGAGAAGATTACGAATCCTGATGCTGCACCACGTTTCGAGGACTGGAAGGTCATCAATGCGCAGGCGCTGGTCACCGGGCGGGTTACCCAGGAAGCGGATGGCCGTCTTCGCGCCGAGTTTCGCCTCTGGGACCCGTTCGCCGGACAGCAGATGACCGGTCAGCAGTTCTATACGCAGCCGGAGAACTGGCGCCGCGTCGCTCATATCATCGCCGATGCGATCTACAAGCAGATCACCGGTGAGGAAGGTTATTTCGACACTCGTGTCGTCTTCGTCTCCGAATCCGGTACCAAGCAGCAGCGCAAGCGCCAGCTGGCGATCATGGATCAGGACGGCTTTAACGTGCGCATGCTGACGGACGGCAGCGATCTCGTACTGACGCCGCGCTTCTCGCCGAGCCGGCAGGAAGTCACTTACATGTCCTTTGCCAATCAGCAGCCGCGGGTCTACCTGCTGCAGCTGGAAACCGGGCAGCGCGAGGTCGTCGGCAATTTCCCCGGCATGACTTTCTCGCCGCGCTTTTCGCCGGATGGGCAGAAGGTGATCATGAGCCTGCAGCAGGAAGGCAATTCCAACATCTACACGATGGACCTGCGCTCGCGCACGACGACGCGGCTGACCTCGACGGCTGCGATCGACACCTCGCCCTCCTATTCGCCTGACGGCGCGCGTGTCAGCTTCGAAAGCGACCGCGGCGGCAAGCCGCAGATCTACGTGATGAATGCCGACGGCTCGGGCCAGACCCGTATTTCCTTCGGTGACGGCTCCTATTCGACGCCGGTCTGGTCGCCGCGCGGCGATCTCATCGCCTTCACCAAGCAGGCCGGCGGCAAATTCTCGATCGGCGTGATGAAACCGGATGGTTCAGGCGAGCGCATCCTGACGACCGGCTTCCACAATGAGGGCCCGACCTGGGCGCCGAACGGCCGCGTCCTGATGTTCTTCCGCCAGGCGGCAGGGGCGGGCGGTCCGCAGCTCTATTCGATCGATCTGACCGGTTACAACGAGCAGCTTGTGAAGACGCCGACCTACGGTTCCGACCCGGCCTGGTCGCCGCTTCTGGAGTAG
- the tolR gene encoding protein TolR: protein MGMAVGGNGGGGGGRRRRGGRNRAVISEINVTPLVDVMLVLLIIFMVAAPMMTVGVPIDLPETQAKALNSETQPITISVKNDGEVFLQETPIPAAEIAAKLEAIATTGYNERIFVRGDATAPYGVIADVMARIQGAGFKNIGLVTQQKKDQ from the coding sequence ATGGGTATGGCTGTTGGAGGCAATGGCGGCGGGGGCGGCGGACGCCGCCGTCGCGGCGGTCGGAACAGGGCCGTGATTTCCGAAATCAACGTGACGCCGCTTGTCGACGTCATGCTGGTGCTTTTGATCATCTTCATGGTCGCAGCACCGATGATGACCGTCGGGGTGCCGATCGACCTGCCGGAAACGCAGGCCAAGGCGCTGAATTCCGAGACGCAGCCGATCACCATCTCCGTCAAGAACGACGGCGAAGTGTTCCTGCAGGAAACGCCGATCCCGGCCGCGGAGATCGCCGCCAAGCTCGAGGCGATCGCCACCACCGGTTATAACGAACGTATCTTCGTGCGCGGCGACGCAACGGCGCCCTACGGTGTCATCGCCGACGTCATGGCCCGTATTCAGGGTGCAGGCTTCAAGAATATCGGCCTCGTGACGCAGCAGAAGAAGGACCAATAG
- the tolQ gene encoding protein TolQ, with amino-acid sequence MEQVGLAAATTDVSLWSLFMQAGIVVKLVMLGLIAASVWTWAIVIDKYLAYGRARRQFDKFEQVFWSGQSLEELYRSLSERNNTGLAAIFVAAMREWKKSFERGARSPIGLQMRIDRAMDVTLSRESEFLGARLGSLATIGSAGPFIGLFGTVVGIMTSFQAIAGSKSTNLAVVAPGIAEALLATAIGLVAAIPAVIAYNKFSADAGKLSGRMEGFADEFSAILSRQIDEKLQPRAAAQ; translated from the coding sequence ATGGAACAAGTAGGATTGGCAGCAGCAACGACGGACGTCAGCCTCTGGTCGCTTTTCATGCAGGCCGGCATCGTCGTCAAGCTCGTCATGCTCGGGCTCATCGCAGCCTCGGTGTGGACATGGGCGATCGTCATCGACAAATATCTGGCCTATGGCCGCGCACGGCGCCAGTTCGACAAGTTCGAGCAGGTCTTCTGGTCGGGCCAGTCGCTGGAGGAGCTTTACCGCTCGCTGTCGGAACGCAACAATACCGGGCTGGCGGCGATCTTCGTGGCGGCCATGCGCGAGTGGAAGAAATCCTTCGAACGCGGCGCCCGCTCGCCGATCGGCCTGCAGATGCGCATCGATAGGGCGATGGACGTGACGCTGTCACGCGAATCGGAATTTCTCGGCGCCCGTCTCGGGTCACTGGCAACGATCGGTTCGGCCGGTCCGTTCATCGGTCTCTTCGGCACGGTCGTCGGCATCATGACCTCGTTCCAGGCGATCGCCGGTTCGAAGTCGACCAACCTTGCGGTTGTCGCGCCCGGTATCGCCGAAGCGCTGCTTGCGACCGCGATCGGCCTCGTTGCCGCTATCCCGGCGGTTATCGCCTACAACAAGTTCTCTGCCGATGCCGGCAAGCTCTCGGGCCGCATGGAAGGCTTCGCGGATGAATTCTCCGCCATACTTTCGCGCCAGATCGACGAGAAACTGCAGCCGCGCGCTGCCGCTCAGTAA
- the ybgC gene encoding tol-pal system-associated acyl-CoA thioesterase, with protein MTERPFSISGELTEAGHRLVQRVYYEDTDFSGLVYHARYLHFLERGRTDYLRCLGVEQRELISADEEGLVFVVHRMEIDFKSPARMDDVLTILTHTEKAGGAKMVLNQQIRSGETLLIAAKVIIAVINARGRPRRLPETLAAKFLEGSTPL; from the coding sequence ATGACGGAACGCCCTTTTTCCATTTCGGGAGAGCTGACGGAGGCCGGGCACCGCCTCGTCCAGCGGGTCTATTATGAAGACACGGATTTCTCCGGCCTGGTCTATCACGCCCGTTACCTGCATTTCCTCGAGCGCGGCCGCACCGATTATCTGCGCTGCCTCGGCGTCGAGCAGCGCGAGCTCATCAGCGCCGATGAGGAAGGCCTAGTCTTCGTCGTCCACCGTATGGAGATCGACTTCAAGAGCCCGGCGCGCATGGATGATGTGCTGACGATCCTGACGCATACGGAGAAGGCCGGCGGCGCCAAGATGGTGCTCAATCAGCAGATCCGTTCGGGCGAGACGCTGCTGATCGCCGCCAAGGTGATCATCGCCGTCATCAACGCCCGGGGGCGGCCGCGGCGGCTGCCGGAGACACTGGCGGCGAAATTCCTCGAAGGCAGCACGCCGCTATAG
- a CDS encoding NAD-dependent epimerase/dehydratase family protein yields the protein MKIAVMGGDGFIGWPTSLHLSDAGHDVHILDNLSRRWIDTELGVQSLTPMDSIQERTRIWHAETGRRIHFNLIDLARDYELLKNWLSEHRPDAVIHFAEQRAAPYSMKSDRHKNYTVNNNVSATHNLLNALTELNLDAHLIHLGTMGVYGYSTVGAAIPEGYLPVGIETPAGETVNQEILYPSNPGSIYHMTKCLDQLLFQFYAKNDVLRITDLHQGIVWGTHTEQTRRHAQLINRFDYDGDYGTVLNRFLIQAAIGYPLTVHGTGGQTRAFIHIQDSVRCIELALKNPPARGARVEIFNQMTETHRVRDLAQMIARMSGADIAWLPNPRKEAAENELIVQNEKFRNLGLEPITLEAGLLGEIVDVAKKFAYRVDRSRVPAVSAWTKDIAATINHDPEGKRLKSVS from the coding sequence ATGAAGATTGCGGTTATGGGCGGAGACGGTTTCATTGGCTGGCCGACGTCGCTACATCTCTCCGATGCCGGTCACGACGTCCATATCCTCGACAATCTCTCGCGCCGCTGGATCGACACCGAACTCGGCGTTCAGTCGCTGACGCCAATGGATTCGATCCAGGAGCGCACCCGCATCTGGCATGCCGAAACCGGACGCCGCATCCACTTCAACCTGATCGATCTCGCCAGGGATTATGAACTGTTGAAGAACTGGCTTTCCGAGCACCGCCCGGATGCCGTCATCCACTTCGCCGAGCAGCGGGCCGCGCCCTATTCGATGAAAAGCGACCGCCACAAGAACTACACCGTCAACAACAATGTCAGCGCCACGCACAACCTGCTGAACGCGTTGACCGAACTCAATCTCGACGCCCATCTCATCCATCTCGGCACCATGGGCGTCTACGGCTATTCGACGGTCGGCGCGGCCATCCCCGAAGGCTACCTGCCGGTCGGCATCGAAACGCCAGCCGGCGAGACGGTCAACCAGGAGATCCTCTATCCCTCCAATCCCGGCTCGATCTACCACATGACCAAGTGCCTGGATCAACTTCTCTTCCAGTTCTACGCCAAGAACGACGTGCTCAGGATCACCGATCTGCACCAGGGCATCGTCTGGGGCACGCATACCGAGCAGACGCGCCGCCATGCGCAGTTGATCAACCGTTTCGACTACGACGGCGACTACGGCACGGTGCTGAACCGCTTCCTCATCCAGGCGGCGATCGGCTATCCCTTGACGGTGCACGGCACCGGCGGCCAGACCCGTGCCTTCATCCATATCCAGGATTCGGTGCGCTGCATCGAACTGGCGCTGAAAAACCCGCCGGCCCGCGGCGCCCGCGTCGAGATCTTCAACCAGATGACGGAAACCCACCGGGTGCGCGACCTCGCCCAGATGATCGCCAGGATGAGCGGCGCCGACATCGCCTGGCTGCCCAACCCGCGCAAGGAAGCCGCCGAGAACGAGTTGATCGTCCAGAACGAAAAGTTCCGCAATCTCGGCCTCGAACCGATCACGCTGGAAGCAGGCCTGCTCGGCGAGATCGTCGACGTCGCAAAGAAATTCGCCTATCGCGTCGACCGCTCGCGCGTGCCGGCCGTCTCCGCCTGGACCAAGGACATCGCCGCGACGATCAATCACGATCCGGAAGGCAAGCGGCTGAAGTCTGTCTCGTGA
- a CDS encoding glycosyltransferase: MISTSTLAYVTLVSNADYAKGATALANSLRRTGTSADIVILHTGGVDAAALAPLKTPGCRLIEVEHLPLSAAFNERHARGQLHSAAPFTKGRKPDFHSPLDNFCKLRLWQLVEYQRCVFIDADALVLKNVDRLFLYPEFSAAPNVYESLADFRRMNSGVFVATPSHDTFRHMLERLDRPDAFWRRTDQTFLETFFPDWHGLPIYFNMLQYVWFTMPELWDWKSISILHYQYEKPWEKDHPKAARLQPLIDLWHRFHDGSDVPEITALDNPEGTA; encoded by the coding sequence ATGATTTCTACCTCAACCCTCGCCTATGTCACCCTCGTCAGCAATGCAGACTACGCCAAGGGCGCCACCGCCCTAGCAAATTCGCTTCGCCGAACCGGCACCAGCGCCGACATCGTCATCCTCCACACCGGCGGCGTCGATGCGGCCGCCCTCGCCCCGCTCAAGACCCCCGGTTGCCGCCTGATCGAGGTCGAGCACCTGCCGCTGTCTGCCGCCTTCAACGAGCGCCATGCCCGCGGCCAGCTTCACTCAGCCGCCCCCTTCACCAAGGGCCGCAAGCCGGATTTCCATTCGCCGCTCGACAATTTCTGCAAGCTCAGGCTGTGGCAACTCGTCGAATACCAGCGCTGCGTCTTCATCGACGCCGATGCCCTCGTGCTGAAGAATGTCGACAGGCTCTTCCTCTACCCGGAATTTTCCGCCGCCCCCAATGTCTATGAAAGTCTCGCCGACTTCCGCCGCATGAATTCCGGCGTCTTCGTCGCCACGCCCTCGCATGACACGTTCCGGCACATGCTCGAAAGGCTCGACAGGCCGGACGCCTTCTGGCGGCGCACCGATCAGACCTTTCTCGAGACGTTCTTCCCGGATTGGCACGGCCTGCCGATCTATTTCAACATGCTGCAATATGTATGGTTCACCATGCCGGAGCTTTGGGACTGGAAGAGCATTTCGATCCTGCATTACCAGTATGAAAAACCGTGGGAAAAGGATCATCCCAAGGCAGCGCGACTACAACCTTTGATCGATCTGTGGCACCGTTTCCATGATGGCAGCGATGTGCCTGAGATCACGGCGCTGGACAATCCGGAAGGGACAGCATGA